One Acinetobacter colistiniresistens DNA segment encodes these proteins:
- a CDS encoding DUF924 family protein: MQAQDILNFWFDPDHRSLWFAKSDDFDAKIRASFAEIHQQAAQAELWSWRQTPEGRLAEIIILDQFSRNLYRDQAQAFAYDSLALALAQEAISLQLDAQLSPEQRSFLYMPFMHSESKRMHEFALKLFQRLGNEINLSFEKKHKVIIDRFGRYPHRNALLGRHSSAEELEFLTQPNSSF; this comes from the coding sequence ATGCAAGCGCAAGACATTCTTAATTTTTGGTTTGACCCTGACCATCGTTCACTTTGGTTTGCTAAAAGTGATGATTTTGATGCAAAAATTCGCGCGTCCTTTGCAGAGATCCATCAACAAGCTGCTCAGGCGGAGCTGTGGTCATGGCGCCAGACACCTGAAGGTCGTTTGGCGGAAATTATTATACTCGACCAATTCTCCCGAAATTTATATCGGGATCAAGCCCAAGCTTTTGCTTATGACAGCCTTGCACTCGCATTGGCACAAGAAGCGATTAGCTTACAGCTGGACGCACAACTCAGCCCAGAGCAACGTTCCTTCCTGTATATGCCGTTTATGCATAGTGAATCCAAACGCATGCATGAATTTGCCCTGAAATTATTTCAACGCTTAGGCAATGAAATAAATCTAAGCTTTGAGAAAAAGCACAAAGTGATCATTGATCGTTTTGGGCGTTATCCGCATCGCAATGCACTATTAGGACGTCACTCAAGCGCTGAAGAATTGGAGTTTTTAACTCAACCGAATAGCAGTTTTTAA
- a CDS encoding pyridoxal phosphate-dependent aminotransferase, whose protein sequence is MLQLQSKLPSQGVTIFSVMTELAQRLNALNLSQGFPDFPAPPALLEALSQATLSGYNQYPAGDGVLALRQQLATQFLARDQLQLDPVTEITITPGATIAIFCAIQASIHAGDEVIIFDPSYDSYAPAVQLAGGKSVHIHLEAPSFQVNWQKVKDSINANTRMIIVNTPHNPTGAVWSEQDWRQLIELIQDKNIVVLSDEVYEHLIFDGQKHHSALQFPELRERSFVIGSFGKTYHVTGWKTGYCVAAPQLMRLFRQIYQFANFCGTTPCQIALANYMQQHPEHIQQLPSFYQAKRDMFNTQIQNSRFNFIPSPGTYFQNLDYSNIRPDLNDVEMCQFLAEQHKIVAIPISVFYQQAPESLRLIRFCFAKTDQTLQRAGEILVQC, encoded by the coding sequence ATGTTGCAACTTCAGTCAAAACTCCCAAGCCAAGGCGTGACCATCTTTAGCGTCATGACTGAACTCGCACAACGACTCAATGCACTGAATCTCTCCCAAGGCTTCCCCGATTTCCCAGCCCCGCCAGCCCTACTCGAAGCGCTGAGCCAAGCCACGCTTTCAGGCTATAACCAATACCCTGCAGGTGACGGCGTACTGGCGTTAAGACAGCAGCTGGCGACACAATTCTTGGCACGAGATCAACTGCAACTCGACCCAGTCACTGAAATCACCATCACCCCTGGTGCAACCATTGCGATTTTCTGTGCCATTCAAGCCAGTATCCATGCAGGCGATGAAGTGATTATTTTCGACCCAAGCTATGACAGCTATGCCCCTGCGGTTCAGTTGGCAGGTGGAAAATCAGTACATATTCATTTAGAAGCACCCAGCTTTCAGGTGAACTGGCAGAAGGTCAAAGACAGTATCAATGCCAACACCCGTATGATCATTGTCAACACGCCACACAATCCCACAGGTGCGGTCTGGTCAGAGCAGGATTGGCGCCAACTGATTGAGCTGATCCAAGATAAAAATATCGTGGTGCTTTCCGATGAAGTCTATGAACATCTGATTTTTGATGGGCAAAAACACCATAGTGCACTGCAATTCCCTGAATTACGTGAACGTAGTTTCGTGATTGGTTCTTTTGGCAAAACCTATCATGTCACAGGCTGGAAAACCGGCTATTGTGTTGCTGCACCACAACTCATGCGTCTATTTCGCCAGATTTATCAGTTTGCCAATTTCTGTGGCACTACCCCGTGCCAGATTGCATTGGCTAACTATATGCAGCAGCATCCTGAGCATATTCAGCAATTGCCAAGCTTTTATCAGGCCAAGCGTGACATGTTCAATACCCAGATTCAAAACTCGCGTTTTAACTTTATTCCCTCCCCAGGGACTTATTTCCAGAATCTGGATTACAGCAACATTCGCCCTGATCTGAATGATGTCGAGATGTGCCAATTCCTTGCCGAGCAACACAAAATTGTGGCGATTCCAATTTCAGTGTTTTATCAGCAGGCACCTGAATCATTGCGACTGATTCGCTTCTGCTTCGCCAAGACCGATCAAACCTTACAACGTGCCGGTGAAATTCTCGTACAATGTTGA
- a CDS encoding DUF445 domain-containing protein, producing the protein MSSVEEIHVPSLQRSKYFATMALIIAVVSWIAFMVAAHFLPEYKWLIHIFMLGAEAGVVGGLADWYAVTVLFRNPFGRMPLPKLLRDHTEIIPRNKARIAESMGRFVQENFLSPQIVQRSLQNADISLAVGQWLASPKNNQQVVQMIQHTVPRIFEFVSQEQIAHFVQNNSVQWVRSTKVNKLASEMLRAVLENDFHQDVLQRGLDLAHEWMVSHPEEARDLSRKLFQELGVWKLAKGASWIGIDVQQRTIDSLIEKVESMLANPDHPWRQDIEATTHKLMLELAEPDSEASQRLNRGKDALLDSPQVLNFISGAVGILCDAIKTDLMQQDSGIATNLQAAIQQLGESLIQNEKVRQVLNEKMVGLAINFSEQYSDKIIRYISERIHEWDSREMIAKIESEVGGDLHMIRVNGVIVGAFIGLALGVIRAIVENVL; encoded by the coding sequence ATGAGTTCAGTCGAAGAAATCCACGTCCCGAGCTTACAACGAAGTAAATACTTCGCCACCATGGCACTGATCATTGCAGTGGTGTCATGGATCGCTTTCATGGTCGCGGCGCACTTTCTGCCTGAATATAAATGGCTCATCCATATTTTCATGCTCGGTGCAGAAGCAGGCGTGGTCGGTGGCTTGGCGGACTGGTATGCGGTGACTGTGTTATTCCGCAACCCCTTTGGCAGAATGCCGCTACCGAAACTGTTGCGTGACCACACCGAAATTATCCCACGCAATAAGGCTCGTATTGCCGAGTCAATGGGTCGCTTTGTACAGGAAAATTTTCTTTCCCCACAGATCGTGCAACGCAGTCTACAAAATGCTGATATCAGTTTGGCTGTAGGCCAATGGTTAGCCAGTCCCAAAAACAATCAGCAAGTGGTGCAGATGATTCAGCACACCGTGCCGAGAATCTTTGAATTTGTCAGCCAAGAGCAAATTGCACACTTCGTCCAGAACAACAGTGTGCAGTGGGTCAGAAGTACCAAGGTCAATAAACTGGCCAGTGAAATGCTACGTGCGGTACTGGAAAATGATTTCCACCAAGATGTGTTACAGCGTGGTCTCGATCTGGCACATGAATGGATGGTGTCACATCCGGAAGAAGCACGTGATTTATCACGTAAATTATTCCAAGAATTAGGGGTCTGGAAGCTGGCCAAAGGCGCAAGCTGGATCGGCATTGATGTACAGCAACGCACCATTGACTCTCTGATTGAAAAAGTTGAATCGATGCTGGCCAATCCCGACCATCCATGGCGTCAGGATATTGAAGCCACCACCCATAAGCTGATGCTGGAACTGGCAGAACCCGATAGTGAAGCTAGCCAGCGTTTAAATCGTGGTAAAGATGCACTACTTGATAGCCCACAGGTCCTGAATTTTATCAGTGGTGCGGTGGGAATATTATGTGATGCGATTAAAACCGATTTAATGCAGCAAGATTCAGGCATTGCCACTAACCTACAGGCGGCGATCCAGCAACTCGGTGAAAGTCTGATTCAAAATGAAAAAGTACGTCAGGTACTGAATGAAAAAATGGTCGGCTTGGCCATTAATTTCAGTGAGCAATACAGTGACAAGATCATTCGTTATATCAGTGAACGGATTCATGAGTGGGATTCACGAGAAATGATTGCCAAAATCGAAAGCGAGGTGGGCGGTGATCTGCATATGATCCGCGTCAATGGTGTGATTGTCGGTGCCTTTATTGGTTTAGCACTTGGTGTGATCCGTGCCATTGTTGAAAATGTTTTGTAA
- the gshA gene encoding glutamate--cysteine ligase: MNQPSLTSSVIPTWVDASLLKGMLRGIERESLRMQSNGFLSQKNHPEALGSALTHPYITTDYSEALMEFITTPQTTIAAALNELSDIHSIVHEQLEDGERLWPLSMPCMLDDNEENIKLAQYGSSNIGRFKTLYRRGLGVRYGRRMQTISGVHYNLSFPEQLFALLQQHESNPQLKQLSLQDYRSHRYFGLIRNFIRLIPLVMYMLGASPSVCRCFLTGRQHHLQPLVKGTLYLPEATALRMGRLGYQNSAQKELGIHYNDLHDYLDGLQKAVHTPYPEFTALGLNDEQGEPIQINDHVLQIENEYYSLVRPKQVPQAGETPSQALKNRGVGYVELRAVDVNPYSAIGIDEISAGFLESLALYCLLKDSPDLFAEEQEQIDRNQTEVVNRGRAADAKIEEGEHSIALKDWAQTHLNAIQDCAKLLDQMDGTQLYQDAIQVMQQRLDHVENTPSAHVIADTLQHGGTWSFGSVMAQQHVDHYHQHPLSEERKHYFEQLAQTSLQKQAQLEQDNDMSFEQYLAQYR, translated from the coding sequence ATGAATCAACCCAGCCTTACTTCCTCTGTGATACCAACTTGGGTAGATGCCTCGCTATTAAAGGGGATGTTACGTGGCATTGAGCGTGAAAGCCTGCGAATGCAAAGTAATGGATTTTTATCACAAAAAAATCATCCAGAAGCGCTCGGTTCAGCCCTGACACATCCATATATTACGACGGATTATTCAGAAGCATTGATGGAGTTTATCACCACGCCACAAACAACGATTGCGGCGGCACTCAATGAACTGAGTGATATTCATAGTATCGTCCATGAGCAACTGGAAGATGGCGAACGCTTATGGCCTCTGTCGATGCCCTGTATGCTGGATGATAACGAAGAAAATATTAAACTGGCACAATATGGCAGTTCCAATATTGGTCGCTTTAAAACCTTATATCGTCGTGGTTTAGGCGTGCGTTATGGTCGCCGTATGCAGACCATTTCCGGGGTGCATTATAATTTATCTTTTCCAGAACAATTATTTGCGCTTTTGCAGCAGCATGAAAGCAACCCACAATTAAAACAGCTCAGCCTGCAAGATTATCGTAGTCATCGCTATTTCGGTTTGATCCGCAACTTTATTCGTTTGATTCCTTTGGTGATGTATATGTTGGGTGCGAGCCCATCGGTGTGTCGTTGCTTCCTGACAGGTCGTCAGCACCATTTACAACCTTTGGTTAAAGGTACCTTATATCTGCCTGAAGCAACCGCTTTACGGATGGGGCGTTTGGGCTATCAAAACTCAGCGCAAAAAGAGCTCGGCATTCATTATAACGACCTGCATGATTATCTGGATGGCTTACAAAAAGCCGTGCATACGCCATATCCAGAGTTTACGGCACTGGGCCTCAACGATGAGCAGGGTGAGCCGATTCAGATCAATGATCATGTGCTACAGATTGAAAATGAATACTACAGTCTGGTACGCCCTAAACAGGTACCACAAGCGGGTGAAACACCATCACAAGCCTTAAAAAATCGTGGTGTGGGTTATGTCGAATTGCGTGCCGTGGATGTGAATCCGTATAGTGCGATTGGGATTGATGAAATTTCGGCAGGCTTCCTTGAAAGTCTGGCGTTGTATTGCTTGCTCAAAGACAGCCCAGATTTATTTGCTGAAGAACAAGAACAGATTGACCGCAATCAAACAGAAGTGGTCAATCGTGGGCGTGCAGCAGATGCCAAGATCGAAGAGGGAGAGCACTCGATTGCATTAAAAGATTGGGCACAAACCCATTTAAATGCGATTCAAGACTGCGCCAAGCTATTAGACCAAATGGATGGCACACAGCTGTATCAAGATGCGATCCAAGTGATGCAGCAGCGCCTAGACCATGTCGAAAATACCCCTTCGGCTCATGTGATTGCAGACACCTTGCAGCATGGCGGCACATGGAGTTTTGGCAGTGTCATGGCGCAGCAACATGTTGATCATTATCACCAACATCCACTCAGTGAAGAACGCAAACACTATTTTGAACAATTGGCGCAAACATCGTTGCAAAAACAGGCGCAACTTGAACAAGATAACGACATGAGTTTTGAACAATATCTTGCACAATACCGTTAA
- a CDS encoding disulfide bond formation protein B has product MRWNYRLVSAVLVLTSIIGISFALYLEHVQGLNPCPLCIFQRIGLIIMGLIALVAFIHNPVSSAFKRFYAFLATVSIGWSVAVAARHIWLQHLPADQVPSCGPGLDYLVDVLPMKAVLQEVLSGSGECAVIDWTFLGQSLPVWSLLYFSLILLICLWQLFRNYGVAAK; this is encoded by the coding sequence ATGCGATGGAATTACCGCCTAGTCAGCGCTGTTTTGGTACTGACCAGCATCATTGGTATCTCATTTGCGTTGTATCTAGAGCATGTGCAAGGTTTAAACCCTTGTCCATTGTGTATTTTCCAACGTATCGGCTTGATTATAATGGGCTTGATTGCCCTCGTTGCCTTTATTCATAATCCAGTTTCGAGTGCATTCAAACGTTTTTATGCTTTCTTGGCGACCGTATCAATTGGCTGGTCAGTCGCCGTCGCAGCACGCCATATCTGGTTGCAGCATTTACCTGCTGACCAAGTGCCAAGCTGTGGGCCGGGTTTAGATTATCTGGTTGATGTGTTGCCGATGAAGGCGGTATTACAGGAAGTGCTTTCAGGTTCTGGTGAGTGTGCAGTGATTGACTGGACGTTCTTGGGACAATCTTTGCCAGTTTGGTCTTTGTTGTATTTCAGCCTGATTTTATTGATCTGCTTATGGCAGCTGTTTAGAAACTATGGTGTTGCTGCAAAATAA
- a CDS encoding CC0125/CC1285 family lipoprotein encodes MKSVLICTPLLVALTFAGCATVPSKPRTFDQLGQFTTYPLNNKTYRVGFQADNNLSYGTAEEITLLKAAQTTVKNGFRYFSVVDDPSNARHKTPRQAVIYPTPSYYPYGYYRRHPAFWPDPFYDTPQVVNLDPIQVSYTIECFKTQQQSPDAFDAQMILQSLGPKYGLSPTGDVLQPPAPPQNKK; translated from the coding sequence ATGAAAAGCGTATTAATATGCACCCCGCTGCTTGTCGCACTGACATTTGCAGGATGTGCAACGGTTCCGTCCAAACCCAGAACCTTTGACCAACTGGGCCAATTCACCACTTATCCGTTAAATAACAAAACTTACCGTGTCGGTTTCCAAGCAGACAATAACTTGAGTTATGGTACAGCTGAGGAAATTACCTTGCTCAAAGCCGCACAAACCACGGTTAAAAATGGTTTCCGTTATTTTAGTGTGGTGGATGATCCAAGTAATGCCCGCCATAAGACACCGCGCCAAGCCGTGATTTATCCGACGCCATCGTATTACCCTTATGGTTATTATCGTCGTCATCCTGCCTTTTGGCCGGATCCATTCTACGATACCCCACAAGTGGTCAATCTTGATCCAATTCAAGTGTCGTATACTATCGAGTGCTTTAAGACACAGCAGCAATCTCCTGATGCCTTTGATGCTCAAATGATTTTGCAGTCTTTAGGGCCAAAATATGGCTTGAGCCCGACAGGAGACGTGTTGCAGCCTCCTGCACCGCCTCAAAACAAAAAATAA